From a single Brettanomyces bruxellensis chromosome 5, complete sequence genomic region:
- the TRP5 gene encoding tryptophan synthetase (BUSCO:EOG09260XOG) → MATELREAFIKAEKENRSALVTFITAGFPRIEDTVPVLKGLQEGGADVIELGIPFSDPIADGPTIQAANVVALDNGMSVKKVLEQVRQARAAGVTVPIVLMGYYNPILIYGEKKMIHDTKQAGANGFIIVDLPPEEAVKFRDLCSADGLSYVPLVAPSTTDDRLKLLGEIADSFMYVVSRMGVTGAGISVTKDVGPLCEHVRKLTGGKTPLAVGFGVSTREHYLQVGKDADGVVIGSKLVNLVKEAADGDRADAAKRYAHSILNGAGTNVHPKDVIPEKADTLAHPDFVEKHKHNPRFGDYGGQYVPEALHGCLRELEGAFESAIADPKFWEEYRGLYDYMGRPSPLTYANRLTEYAGGARIWLKREDLNHTGSHKINNAIGQILIAKRLGKKNIIAETGAGQHGVATATAAAKFGMSCTIFMGAKDVQRQALNVFRMRILGAKVISVTNGTQTLRDATSEAFRYWVSHVKDTHYVVGSAIGPHPYPTMVRTFQSVIGREIKQQFAAKSGGKKLPDLVVACVGGGSNSSGTFSPFENDTSVQLMGCEAGGEGIETGNHSATLTAGHPGVFHGVRTYVLENEDGQIHDTYSVSAGLDYPGVGPELAGWKDSGRVKFIAVTDAEALEGFRLLSQYEGVIPALESSHAVYGAVQQAKKMSKDQDVVITVSGRGDKDVTNVAKNLPVLGPKIGWNLRFGSLDDASK, encoded by the coding sequence ATGGCTACAGAACTCAGAGAAGCCTTCATCAAGgcagagaaagaaaacagatCGGCACTCGTGACATTCATCACAGCCGGTTTCCCCCGTATCGAGGATACGGTTCCAGTGTTGAAAGGACTCCAAGAGGGAGGAGCAGATGTGATCGAGCTCGGAATTCCATTCAGTGATCCAATTGCAGACGGCCCAACCATCCAGGCGGCAAACGTGGTGGCGTTGGACAACGGAATGAGCGTGAAGAAGGTTCTAGAACAGGTGAGGCAGGCCCGTGCGGCCGGTGTTACGGTGCCCATCGTGCTCATGGGCTACTACAACCCGATTTTGATATACGgggagaagaagatgatccACGACACAAAGCAGGCGGGTGCCAACGGTTTTATCATCGTGGACTTGCCGCCGGAAGAGGCCGTCAAGTTCAGAGACTTGTGCTCGGCCGACGGACTCTCTTACGTGCCATTGGTTGCCCCCTCGACGACAGATGACCGTTTGAAGCTCTTGGGAGAGATTGCCGACTCGTTTATGTACGTGGTGTCGCGTATGGGCGTCACGGGGGCCGGAATTTCGGTCACGAAAGACGTGGGACCGCTCTGCGAGCACGTGAGGAAGCTTACCGGCGGAAAGACGCCGCTAGCCGTCGGATTCGGCGTCTCCACGAGGGAGCACTACCTCCAGGTGGGAAAAGACGCAGACGGTGTTGTGATTGGCTCAAAGTTGGTGAACCTAGTTAAGGAGGCAGCCGATGGTGACAGAGCAGACGCTGCAAAGAGATATGCACACTCGATTTTGAACGGCGCAGGCACAAACGTGCATCCTAAGGATGTGATTCCGGAGAAAGCAGACACTTTGGCACACCCAGACTTTGTGGAAAAGCACAAGCACAACCCACGTTTTGGAGACTACGGCGGCCAGTACGTTCCGGAGGCATTGCACGGGTGTCTCCGCGAGTTGGAGGGTGCCTTTGAGAGTGCAATTGCCGATCCGAAGTTCTGGGAGGAGTACAGGGGCTTGTACGACTACATGGGCCGGCCATCTCCACTGACTTACGCCAACAGGCTCACGGAGTACGCCGGAGGTGCACGGATCTGGTTGAAGCGCGAGGATTTGAACCACACGGGTTCGCACAAGATCAACAATGCGATCGGCCAGATCTTGATTGCCAAGAGGCTTGGTAAGAAGAACATCATAGCCGAGACCGGTGCCGGCCAGCACGGTGTGGCCACTGCTACTGCTGCCGCGAAGTTCGGCATGAGCTGCACGATCTTCATGGGGGCCAAGGATGTGCAGAGACAGGCATTGAACGTGTTCCGGATGCGGATTTTGGGTGCCAAGGTGATTTCCGTGACCAACGGCACGCAGACACTAAGAGATGCCACTTCAGAGGCCTTCAGATACTGGGTGTCGCACGTTAAGGACACGCACTACGTTGTGGGATCAGCCATTGGCCCACATCCTTACCCTACCATGGTCAGAACCTTCCAGTCTGTGATTGGCCGCGAGATCAAGCAGCAGTTTGCTGCCAAAAGCGGCGGAAAGAAGTTGCCCGATCTGGTTGTTGCCTGTGTTGGCGGAGGTTCGAACTCCAGTGGCACGTTTTCTCCGTTCGAGAACGACACTTCCGTGCAGTTGATGGGCTGTGAGGCAGGCGGTGAAGGTATTGAGACCGGAAACCACTCTGCAACCTTGACTGCAGGCCACCCCGGCGTTTTCCACGGTGTCCGGACCTACGTTCTCGAAAACGAGGACGGCCAGATCCACGACACTTACTCCGTGTCCGCCGGTTTGGACTACCCGGGTGTTGGTCCGGAGTTGGCCGGCTGGAAGGACAGTGGCCGTGTCAAGTTCATTGCTGTGACTGATGCCGAGGCTTTGGAGGGATTCCGGTTGCTTTCACAGTACGAGGGTGTGATTCCTGCTTTGGAGTCTTCGCACGCCGTCTACGGGGCTGTGCAGCAGGCCAAGAAGATGTCCAAAGACCAGGATGTCGTGATTACTGTTTCCGGAAGGGGTGATAAGGACGTTACCAACGTTGCCAAGAATCTTCCTGTTTTGGGTCCTAAGATCGGCTGGAACTTGAGGTTTGGTTCTTTGGACGATGCCTCTAAATGA